A single Anatilimnocola floriformis DNA region contains:
- a CDS encoding YybH family protein, with the protein MREHVSLLRLHRFLLCAVVALACYGLAVGDEGSKPRKKDEGKPEQKQPAKPEKADKPEKKPENKTEKPEPKPEKKVDKKPEKVAAKETEHAPILKAIDAFGDAFNSHNAAKTAACWASDAIYTDRSSGDRITGREDIQAAYADIFKRRPKVELSATIHSIRMITADVAQVEATVTVRDKGDDDAVATDFSAIFKQVKGTWLLDSGVETELDHAATIQDNLEELDWLVGEWHDEGTTDGLKVRNVFRWNSKRTFLIRSYHVEEGDEVVRQGTQIIGWDPVNERIRSWIFGSEGGFGEGFWVSEEDGWLATLSGTMPDGSSAIVTQVFKKTGENSMTSQLVGAEIDGELQPAKPVVKMKRIVTEESK; encoded by the coding sequence ATGCGTGAGCACGTGTCTTTGCTGCGACTTCATCGGTTCTTGTTGTGTGCAGTGGTAGCCCTCGCCTGCTATGGCTTGGCCGTGGGTGACGAAGGTTCGAAGCCGCGAAAAAAAGACGAAGGCAAACCAGAACAGAAACAGCCGGCGAAACCAGAGAAGGCTGACAAGCCAGAAAAAAAGCCGGAGAACAAAACCGAGAAGCCCGAGCCAAAGCCGGAGAAGAAAGTAGACAAGAAGCCCGAGAAGGTCGCGGCAAAAGAAACCGAGCACGCGCCGATTTTGAAAGCCATTGACGCCTTTGGCGATGCGTTTAATTCGCACAACGCGGCGAAGACAGCCGCTTGCTGGGCAAGCGATGCAATCTACACCGATCGCAGTTCGGGCGACCGAATCACCGGGCGCGAAGACATTCAAGCTGCGTACGCCGATATCTTCAAGCGGCGGCCGAAGGTCGAACTCTCGGCGACCATTCATTCCATTCGCATGATCACGGCTGACGTCGCCCAGGTCGAAGCGACCGTGACGGTGCGCGACAAAGGCGACGATGATGCGGTAGCCACCGACTTCTCGGCGATCTTCAAGCAGGTGAAGGGAACCTGGCTGCTCGACAGCGGCGTGGAAACCGAACTCGACCACGCGGCGACCATTCAAGACAACCTGGAAGAGCTCGATTGGCTCGTCGGTGAATGGCACGATGAAGGGACGACCGACGGCTTGAAGGTTCGCAATGTGTTTCGCTGGAACTCGAAGCGGACCTTTTTGATTCGCTCGTACCATGTCGAAGAAGGGGACGAAGTTGTTCGCCAAGGAACGCAGATCATTGGCTGGGATCCGGTGAACGAACGAATCCGCAGCTGGATCTTCGGCAGCGAAGGTGGATTTGGCGAAGGCTTTTGGGTGAGCGAAGAGGACGGTTGGTTGGCCACGCTCAGCGGCACGATGCCCGACGGCAGCAGCGCGATCGTCACGCAAGTGTTTAAGAAGACGGGTGAAAATTCGATGACCAGTCAGCTGGTTGGGGCCGAGATCGACGGCGAACTGCAGCCGGCAAAACCGGTAGTGAAGATGAAGCGAATTGTGACTGAGGAAAGTAAGTAG
- a CDS encoding mu-protocadherin- cell-suface protein, with translation MSYYIRFAAVAVLISSLSLTANAGGIRGGGGGGGGARMGGGGGAHIGGGGGGMSRPSPNISRPSPNISRPSPNISRPSPNISRPSPNISRPSPQISRPQPSIHDFNRPTTRPGGGGASSLPDFGSRPGSGGIANRPSQPSRPSIDFNPGGNRPGGATRPGGNHPSNGNVEDFLGIHDRPSTLPSRPGAGGGGIQRPTPLPSFPGAGGSGTQRPINRPDHGDFRPGHDTRPGQGGGGVQRPTRPGEGGGGVQRPTRPGEGGGGERWPDLRPGGGGGGGNNNRPNRPDRPINIGDITNIGHRPGWANLRPNDINVINNNINNVVNRPTMNNWVNNHPNRWNHYQNWGNGIANRWPGYHNGWFNNNWWHNHPCNHCWWHYQGYWPYRPWNYWWRYPSWGQVTNWFPSYGWGGGTFYDYGSGGNVVYQDNSVYIDGQQVATSAEYAQSAATLAAVNYPAEPDQAVAAKMEWLPLGTFAISSGENDKETTKTIQLAVNQDGVVSGTYYNQLTDKTYPVQGNVDKKTQRVAFTIGSNNDVVMETGIFNLTQDTAPALVHHGVNQTDTYLLVRLDAPEEESKGTDLLP, from the coding sequence ATGTCCTATTACATTCGTTTCGCAGCGGTAGCTGTGCTGATAAGTTCTCTCTCGTTGACTGCCAACGCCGGCGGCATTCGCGGCGGTGGTGGAGGTGGCGGCGGAGCCCGCATGGGCGGTGGTGGTGGCGCGCATATTGGAGGTGGCGGTGGCGGCATGTCGCGTCCATCACCGAATATCAGCAGGCCTTCGCCAAACATCAGTCGGCCGTCACCCAACATCTCGCGCCCTTCGCCGAATATTTCACGGCCCTCGCCGAACATCAGTCGCCCTAGTCCACAAATCTCGCGGCCGCAGCCGTCGATTCATGATTTCAATCGGCCGACGACTCGACCGGGTGGCGGCGGCGCTTCGTCGTTGCCCGATTTCGGTTCGCGGCCTGGAAGCGGCGGCATTGCCAATCGGCCTTCGCAGCCATCACGGCCGTCGATCGACTTCAATCCCGGCGGTAATCGCCCCGGCGGTGCAACTCGGCCTGGTGGCAATCATCCATCGAACGGCAACGTCGAAGATTTCCTCGGCATTCACGATCGTCCCTCGACGCTGCCCAGCCGACCGGGCGCGGGTGGTGGTGGAATTCAACGCCCCACGCCGTTGCCGAGTTTTCCCGGCGCGGGTGGCTCCGGTACACAACGGCCGATCAACCGTCCTGACCATGGTGACTTCCGCCCTGGTCACGATACCCGGCCGGGCCAAGGCGGCGGCGGTGTGCAACGACCAACTCGTCCTGGCGAAGGTGGTGGTGGAGTGCAACGGCCCACGCGTCCCGGTGAAGGTGGCGGGGGCGAGCGTTGGCCCGATCTGCGACCGGGCGGTGGCGGTGGTGGCGGCAACAACAATCGTCCGAACCGGCCCGATCGTCCGATTAACATCGGCGACATCACCAACATCGGTCATCGTCCGGGTTGGGCGAATCTGCGGCCGAACGACATCAATGTCATCAACAACAATATTAACAACGTCGTGAATCGACCCACGATGAACAACTGGGTCAACAATCATCCGAACCGCTGGAACCACTATCAGAATTGGGGCAACGGCATCGCGAATCGCTGGCCCGGTTATCACAACGGTTGGTTCAATAACAACTGGTGGCACAACCATCCGTGCAATCACTGCTGGTGGCACTATCAAGGTTACTGGCCGTATCGCCCGTGGAACTACTGGTGGCGTTATCCGTCGTGGGGCCAGGTAACCAATTGGTTCCCGAGCTACGGCTGGGGCGGCGGCACGTTCTACGACTACGGCTCGGGGGGCAACGTTGTCTATCAAGACAACTCGGTCTACATCGACGGCCAGCAGGTGGCGACGAGCGCAGAATATGCGCAGAGCGCCGCGACTCTCGCCGCGGTAAATTACCCGGCCGAACCGGATCAAGCCGTGGCTGCCAAGATGGAATGGTTGCCGCTGGGAACTTTTGCCATCTCGAGCGGTGAGAATGACAAGGAGACGACGAAGACGATTCAGCTCGCGGTGAACCAGGACGGCGTCGTGTCGGGAACGTATTACAACCAGCTGACCGACAAGACGTATCCGGTGCAAGGCAACGTCGATAAAAAGACGCAGCGCGTGGCCTTCACTATCGGCAGTAACAACGATGTGGTGATGGAGACCGGTATCTTCAACCTGACGCAGGACACCGCGCCGGCGCTCGTCCATCACGGCGTGAATCAGACCGATACCTATCTGCTGGTGCGGTTGGATGCTCCTGAGGAAGAGTCGAAAGGCACGGATTTACTGCCGTAA